The genomic stretch TCGTGTGGCAGCTCGGCACCCGCACCGCGACCGAGGTCTGGGTGCTGCGGCCGGCCGGCCCGACGTTCTTCGATCTCGGCGACGGCAAGGTCGCGGCCCAGGTCCGGATCAAGCTCGAGAACAAGACCCACGTCACCCGGGTCTATCAGGTCGAGCTGGTCGAGGCCGACGTCGGCACGCTGCGGACGCCGATGAAGAGCTGGACGCTCGAGCCCGGCAAGGCGGCCGAGCTGCCGCTGTTCGTCGACGCCGCGCGCTCGATCTTCGTCCACGGCCAGCACAAGGTCCACCTCCGCATCAGCGACGACCACGGCTGGCACCGGACCCTCCCGATCAACCTCGTCGGACCGGATGGTGGACCATGAGCCCAGGAGCCCGCTGGATCGCCGGCATCATCGCCACCCTCGCCGGCGGCGTCATCGCCGTCGTCACGATGATGGTGTTCGCGCAGCGCGCCAACGCCGGCCGGATCGTCGCCGACTACTACCAGCGCGCGGCCCACTACGACGACGCGATCGCCGCGGCCGACGCCAGCCGGGCGCTGGGCTGGGTCGCGACCGTCGCGCTCGCGCCCGATGGCGCCCGCGTGTGCGTGCGCGACCGCGCCGGCCAGCCGCTGGCGGCGCAGATCGAGGTCACCGCGGCCCACCGCGCCCACCCGGGCGCGCCCGCGATCGGCGGCGCGGCCCTGGGCGGCGACGGCTGCGCGACCGTGGCGCTGACGCTCGCGCGCGGCGATCACGACGTGACCCTGACCGCGGTCGCGGGCGCCGAGCGGTTCGTCGCCACGGCGGCCC from Myxococcales bacterium encodes the following:
- a CDS encoding FixH family protein, whose translation is MSPGARWIAGIIATLAGGVIAVVTMMVFAQRANAGRIVADYYQRAAHYDDAIAAADASRALGWVATVALAPDGARVCVRDRAGQPLAAQIEVTAAHRAHPGAPAIGGAALGGDGCATVALTLARGDHDVTLTAVAGAERFVATAAREVE